A stretch of DNA from Sulfurovum zhangzhouensis:
TTAGTTTTTCATATAATTCATTTTTTGTTAATAAATTTTCATTAAGAGTGAAATCAACTGAATCATATATAGCATTTATATGTTTATGTTTATATTTTTCTTGTACTCTTTTTTTTACATATTTTGAAACAGTTAAAATACAATCATATTGCTTTTGAGTATTTTCATTCGGTAATCTTTTTTTCTCTTCGCTTCTTATATGCAATATAGATTTAATCTTAAATTTTTTTAACCAAAACCCCCACCAAAAAGATTTTGGTTCGCATAAATTGACATGAACAATATCTATGTTATTTTTTTTACTCCAAAATGCTAATTGAAAACCTGTGATTATTCTTTTTATAAGATCTGTACCTCGTATAGGTTTTTTCCATCTATCACTTCCCATCCACCATTTAGTAGAATTATTTAAATATTTTAGTTCACATATTCGTTCATATCTTTTATGATGTTCTTGAGGATAAGGAAAAATTATAACAGCGACAAATCTATCATTGTCTAAGTGTGTAATTAGATCTTTTAAACTGTTTTCTGCACCACTAAATATTTTACTTTGATCTAGATATGCAATTTTTATTTTTTT
This window harbors:
- a CDS encoding glycosyltransferase family 4 protein, whose protein sequence is MNKKIKIAYLDQSKIFSGAENSLKDLITHLDNDRFVAVIIFPYPQEHHKRYERICELKYLNNSTKWWMGSDRWKKPIRGTDLIKRIITGFQLAFWSKKNNIDIVHVNLCEPKSFWWGFWLKKFKIKSILHIRSEEKKRLPNENTQKQYDCILTVSKYVKKRVQEKYKHKHINAIYDSVDFTLNENLLTKNELYEKLNINIDKKLISSVGMLQQIKNHEMAIKAFHQLNQEFDNYILLIAGGGLDSELIRLKKIVNALDLKDNVIFTEKQIDFVNSVYKHSEFIFSLTLPGEAFGRVPFEALKFYTPTIVPSEGAALELFEDMKNGFVASPKSLDEVLEKARFILNNKEKTLEIINNAYKKFSKLLDPKIYVEHISEYYYELSKIK